A single region of the Streptomyces sp. NBC_00236 genome encodes:
- a CDS encoding DUF2625 family protein — protein sequence MRQLSEWTDVEDPAWPVLQDEFAGRPVPVEVLPVTPSRAAPGCSSCGSARDPLSLVLHSGGLVVDHGRVRVLAGAPSGAAGLPGPARVNRFPAAFDPAWRPLGALVVGHDVLGGVFALNGHDPAACGRPGAPGQMLCFAPDSLEREAREMGCGTWLTWLLPGRLDQFHDGLRWPGRQRESQSPELSQGIAGYPFLRSKEARADSAATTRTPVPLTELPTLSSDFCRQTGLGDPGFLGSFPSEGPA from the coding sequence ATGCGACAGCTGAGCGAATGGACGGACGTGGAGGACCCTGCGTGGCCGGTCCTCCAGGATGAGTTCGCCGGCCGTCCGGTGCCGGTGGAGGTGCTGCCGGTGACCCCGAGCAGGGCCGCGCCTGGCTGCTCCAGCTGCGGGTCGGCGCGCGATCCGCTCTCCCTGGTGCTGCACTCCGGCGGACTGGTCGTGGACCACGGACGGGTGCGCGTTCTCGCAGGCGCGCCGAGCGGCGCGGCCGGTCTTCCCGGTCCGGCCCGGGTCAATCGCTTCCCGGCCGCGTTCGACCCCGCCTGGCGCCCGCTGGGCGCCCTGGTCGTCGGCCACGATGTCCTCGGCGGGGTGTTCGCTCTCAACGGCCACGATCCCGCAGCGTGCGGCCGGCCCGGTGCGCCCGGACAGATGCTCTGCTTCGCGCCGGACTCCCTGGAACGGGAGGCGAGGGAGATGGGCTGCGGAACGTGGCTGACCTGGCTGCTGCCCGGACGGCTGGACCAGTTCCACGACGGGCTCCGGTGGCCAGGACGGCAGCGCGAGTCGCAGTCGCCGGAGTTGTCCCAGGGAATCGCCGGGTACCCCTTCCTGCGGTCGAAGGAAGCCCGGGCGGATTCGGCTGCGACCACGAGGACGCCCGTTCCTCTGACCGAGTTGCCCACCCTGAGCAGCGACTTCTGCCGGCAGACGGGGCTGGGCGACCCCGGATTTCTCGGTTCATTTCCCTCGGAGGGACCCGCATGA
- a CDS encoding ABC transporter ATP-binding protein: MQKAVSQPPSAESLAPFDHLDHRYRGENPFRTLGHLFRPDRGRLALAVAIFVVKHSPIWLLPLITATVLDVVVQHGPESRLWKATGILLFILVINYPLHQWYVRCLGGSIRRMGTTLRSALCRRMQQLSIGYHSRVSSSVLQAKVVRDVESVEQMMQQSADMGLGAVVTLVGGLVVIGVRVPAFLPVFLIVVPAAGFLVMKLRARLRSHNESFRREVEQLSSRVGEMTTLIPITRAHGLERTALGRVDGSLRQVFAAGLRLDVINGRFGSLAWVILNTLGVLCLTGSALVAYHGWMPITPGDVVMLSAFFTVLTGSVTTLLGLAPILTKGLESVRSAGEVLQAPDLEHNAGKAQVDRVTGRIDFEDVGFAYEDAAPAVDGFTLSARPGETIALVGASGAGKSTVLNLLIGFIRPTSGRIMLDGTDMAGLDLRSYRRFLSVVPQESILFEGSIRENVTYGMGDTDEATLIRALTDANALEFVNDLPLGLDTVVGERGARLSGGQKQRLAIARALIRDPRVLVLDEATSALDNRSEALVQEALSRLVHGRTVFVVAHRLSTIQGADRIVAMEGGRIAEVGTHEELIGREGVYAGLQPAYP, translated from the coding sequence ATGCAGAAAGCGGTTTCCCAACCACCCTCCGCCGAATCCCTGGCGCCTTTCGACCACCTCGACCACCGCTACCGCGGCGAGAACCCGTTCCGGACCCTCGGCCACCTCTTCCGGCCCGACCGCGGGCGACTGGCACTCGCGGTGGCCATCTTCGTCGTGAAGCACAGCCCCATCTGGCTGCTTCCCCTCATCACCGCCACGGTCCTGGACGTCGTCGTCCAGCACGGTCCGGAATCCCGGCTGTGGAAGGCCACCGGCATCCTGTTGTTCATCCTCGTGATCAACTACCCGCTGCACCAGTGGTACGTACGCTGCCTCGGTGGCAGCATCCGGCGGATGGGCACGACCCTGCGCTCGGCGCTGTGCCGTCGTATGCAGCAGTTGTCCATCGGCTATCACTCACGGGTCAGTTCGAGCGTCCTGCAGGCCAAGGTGGTCCGCGACGTGGAGTCCGTGGAGCAGATGATGCAGCAGAGCGCCGACATGGGGCTCGGCGCCGTCGTGACGCTGGTCGGCGGTCTCGTGGTCATCGGCGTGCGCGTGCCCGCGTTCCTGCCGGTCTTCCTGATCGTGGTGCCGGCGGCCGGTTTCCTCGTGATGAAGCTGCGCGCCCGGCTGCGCAGTCACAACGAATCCTTCCGGCGCGAGGTGGAGCAGCTCTCCTCCCGCGTCGGTGAGATGACCACGCTCATCCCCATCACCCGCGCCCACGGGCTGGAGCGCACCGCGCTCGGCCGGGTCGACGGCTCGCTGCGCCAGGTCTTCGCGGCCGGTCTGCGCCTGGACGTGATCAACGGCCGCTTCGGATCGCTGGCCTGGGTCATCCTCAACACGCTCGGCGTGCTGTGCCTGACCGGGTCCGCACTGGTCGCCTACCACGGCTGGATGCCCATCACCCCCGGCGACGTCGTGATGCTCAGCGCCTTCTTCACCGTCCTGACCGGCTCGGTGACCACGCTCCTGGGTCTGGCCCCCATCCTCACCAAGGGGCTGGAATCGGTGCGTTCGGCGGGTGAGGTGCTCCAGGCACCCGACCTCGAACACAACGCCGGCAAGGCACAGGTCGACCGCGTCACCGGCCGGATCGACTTCGAGGACGTCGGATTCGCCTACGAGGACGCGGCGCCCGCCGTCGACGGCTTCACCCTCTCCGCACGGCCGGGCGAGACCATCGCGCTGGTCGGTGCTTCGGGCGCGGGCAAGTCGACCGTCCTGAACCTCCTCATCGGCTTCATCCGTCCCACGTCGGGCCGCATCATGCTCGACGGCACCGACATGGCGGGACTCGATCTGCGCAGCTACCGGCGCTTCCTGTCCGTGGTGCCGCAGGAGTCGATCCTCTTCGAGGGCAGCATCCGCGAGAACGTCACCTACGGGATGGGTGACACGGACGAGGCCACACTCATACGCGCGCTGACGGACGCCAACGCGCTGGAGTTCGTCAACGATCTGCCGCTCGGCCTCGACACGGTCGTCGGCGAGCGCGGCGCACGGCTGTCGGGCGGCCAGAAGCAGCGCCTCGCCATCGCACGGGCGCTGATCCGCGACCCCAGGGTGCTGGTGCTCGACGAGGCCACGTCCGCGCTGGACAACCGCTCCGAGGCCCTCGTGCAGGAAGCCCTCTCGCGGCTCGTGCACGGCCGTACGGTCTTCGTCGTCGCCCACCGGCTCTCCACGATCCAGGGCGCCGACCGCATCGTGGCGATGGAGGGCGGCAGGATCGCGGAGGTGGGGACGCACGAGGAACTGATCGGCCGGGAAGGGGTGTACGCGGGCCTTCAGCCCGCCTACCCGTAG
- a CDS encoding ABC transporter permease yields MTATASAAPAAPLGKAGPAASLARHRTTLLLTGAAVLLVLGSVLVGHGAWPASLTVDLTGPLGDVSDWIIDNRDTHPLFLYFFGHLSNAVVLSVRGVYLVLLAAGWAGVTAAAGLIAWRVAGLRLAVTAVVAFLVCAVLGMWVPTMQTLALMVVAVLASVALGAVLGLAAGLSDRVFRILRPVLDTMQVMPAFAYLLPVVLVFGIGVPAAVLATVVYAAPPMARLTALGLRDADAGVMEAAASLGATGRQRLFSARLPLARRELLLGLNQTIMMALSMAVIASVIGAGGLGDRVYQALASVDVGAALAAGIPIVLLAVVLDRVTSAAGHRLGAAPRPGSAGLGWAVAAAGTVAAAVVARLVSTTGWPDGWTADITRPVNTAVGWMTDHLYAGVPVVGGTADWAGRFTTWVLDPVRDGLQWLPWWAVLLLIAVLALLIGTWRTMLTAVLAMAAIGVLDVWDPALDTLSQVLAGVAVTLVAGFAVGIAASRNARVERLLRPVLDVFQTMPQFVYLIPVVALFGVGRAPAVAAAVIYALPAVVRITTQGMNGVDPVTMESSRSLGATGFQQLVKVQLPLARPALLLAVNQGVVLVLAVVVIGGLVGGGSLGYSAVFGLAQGDLATGLVAGAAIVLLGLMLDRVTQPTRRRSGKGA; encoded by the coding sequence ATGACAGCGACCGCGTCCGCCGCACCCGCCGCCCCGCTCGGCAAGGCCGGGCCGGCGGCTTCGCTCGCCCGGCACCGAACGACGCTCCTGCTCACCGGGGCGGCCGTGCTGCTGGTGCTCGGCAGCGTCCTCGTCGGCCACGGTGCGTGGCCCGCGAGCCTCACCGTCGATCTCACCGGACCGCTCGGGGACGTCAGCGACTGGATCATCGACAACCGCGACACGCATCCGCTGTTCCTCTACTTCTTCGGGCACCTCAGCAACGCCGTCGTGCTCTCGGTCCGCGGTGTCTACCTGGTCCTGCTCGCCGCCGGCTGGGCGGGTGTCACAGCGGCCGCCGGGCTGATCGCCTGGCGGGTGGCGGGCCTCAGGCTCGCGGTGACCGCCGTCGTCGCCTTCCTCGTCTGCGCCGTGCTCGGCATGTGGGTGCCCACCATGCAGACGCTGGCCCTGATGGTCGTCGCCGTCCTGGCGTCGGTGGCGCTCGGCGCGGTCCTCGGCCTGGCCGCCGGGCTGTCGGACCGCGTCTTCCGAATCCTGCGGCCGGTGCTCGACACCATGCAGGTCATGCCGGCGTTCGCGTATCTGCTGCCGGTGGTCCTCGTGTTCGGCATCGGTGTCCCCGCCGCGGTCCTCGCGACCGTCGTCTACGCGGCGCCGCCGATGGCCCGGCTGACGGCTCTCGGGCTGCGCGACGCCGACGCGGGAGTGATGGAGGCGGCGGCCTCGCTCGGTGCCACCGGGCGGCAGCGGCTGTTCTCCGCACGCCTTCCGCTGGCGCGCAGGGAGCTGCTGCTCGGTCTCAACCAGACGATCATGATGGCGCTGTCGATGGCCGTGATCGCCTCCGTGATCGGCGCCGGCGGTCTCGGTGACCGCGTCTACCAGGCGCTCGCGTCCGTGGACGTCGGTGCCGCACTCGCGGCCGGGATCCCGATCGTGCTGCTCGCCGTGGTGCTCGACCGCGTCACCTCCGCGGCCGGTCACCGTCTGGGCGCCGCGCCGCGCCCCGGATCGGCCGGGCTCGGCTGGGCCGTCGCCGCGGCCGGCACGGTGGCGGCCGCCGTCGTGGCCCGTCTGGTCTCCACCACGGGCTGGCCGGACGGCTGGACGGCCGACATCACCCGCCCGGTCAACACGGCCGTCGGCTGGATGACCGACCACCTGTACGCGGGTGTGCCCGTGGTCGGGGGCACCGCGGACTGGGCCGGACGGTTCACCACCTGGGTCCTCGACCCGGTGCGCGACGGCCTGCAGTGGCTGCCCTGGTGGGCGGTGCTCCTGCTGATCGCCGTGCTCGCCCTGCTGATCGGCACCTGGCGCACCATGCTGACCGCCGTCCTCGCGATGGCCGCGATCGGTGTCCTCGACGTCTGGGACCCCGCGCTCGACACGCTGTCCCAGGTGCTGGCCGGTGTCGCGGTGACGCTGGTGGCCGGATTCGCCGTAGGGATCGCCGCCTCCCGCAACGCACGCGTGGAACGGCTGCTGCGCCCGGTGCTGGACGTGTTCCAGACGATGCCGCAGTTCGTCTATCTCATCCCGGTCGTCGCCCTGTTCGGCGTCGGCCGCGCACCGGCGGTGGCCGCCGCCGTGATCTACGCGCTGCCCGCCGTCGTACGGATCACCACCCAGGGCATGAACGGCGTCGATCCCGTCACGATGGAGTCCTCCCGTTCCCTCGGCGCGACGGGCTTCCAGCAACTGGTCAAGGTCCAGCTGCCGCTGGCCCGCCCGGCCCTGCTCCTGGCCGTCAACCAGGGCGTCGTCCTGGTCCTGGCCGTCGTGGTGATCGGCGGTCTGGTCGGCGGTGGTTCGCTCGGCTACTCCGCCGTGTTCGGCCTCGCGCAGGGCGACCTGGCGACCGGCCTGGTCGCCGGTGCCGCGATCGTCCTCCTCGGCCTGATGCTCGACCGGGTCACCCAGCCGACCCGGCGCCGCTCCGGAAAGGGGGCCTGA
- a CDS encoding GMC family oxidoreductase codes for MTPYDYVIVGGGTAGSVIASRLTENPDVTVALIEGGPSDVGRDDVLTLRRWMGLLGGELDYDYPTTEQPRGNSYIRHSRARVLGGCSSHNTLIAFKPLPSDWDEWAAAGAAGWDASSMDPYFGRLRNNIVPVDEADRNAIARDFVDAAQTALGVPRVEGFNKEAFRDGVGFFDLAYHPENNKRSSASVAYLHPFLDRPNLRIALETWAFRLEFDGTRATGVRVRTANGEERVVRARREVVVCAGAVDTPRLLMHSGIGHRGELEKLGIPVTHDLPGVGENLLDHPESVIVWETHGPIPENSAMDSDAGLFVRRDPDSPGPDLMFHFYQIPFTDNPERLGYERPPHGVSMTPNIPKPRSRGRLYLTSPDPEVKPALDFRYFTDAEDYDGRTLVDGIRMAREIAAQEPLAGWLKREVCPGPEVTSDEDLSEYARKVAHTVYHPAGTCRMGAPDDALAVVAPDLRIRGLDGIRIADASVFPTMTTVNPMIGVLMVGEKCADLLGATYGGHAR; via the coding sequence ATGACCCCCTACGACTACGTCATCGTCGGCGGCGGCACCGCCGGTTCGGTGATCGCGTCCCGGCTGACCGAGAACCCCGACGTGACCGTCGCCCTCATCGAGGGCGGACCGAGCGACGTGGGGCGCGACGACGTGCTGACCCTGCGCCGCTGGATGGGCCTGCTCGGCGGGGAGCTGGACTACGACTACCCCACCACCGAGCAGCCGCGCGGCAACTCGTACATCCGGCACAGCAGGGCACGCGTGCTCGGCGGCTGCTCGTCCCACAACACACTGATCGCCTTCAAGCCGCTGCCGTCCGACTGGGACGAGTGGGCGGCGGCCGGTGCGGCCGGCTGGGACGCGTCGTCGATGGACCCGTACTTCGGCCGTCTGCGCAACAACATCGTCCCCGTCGACGAGGCCGACCGGAACGCCATCGCACGCGACTTCGTCGACGCCGCGCAGACGGCGCTCGGGGTGCCGCGCGTCGAGGGCTTCAACAAGGAGGCCTTCCGGGACGGTGTGGGGTTCTTCGACCTCGCCTACCACCCGGAGAACAACAAGCGGTCCTCGGCGTCGGTCGCGTATCTGCATCCCTTCCTGGACCGGCCGAACCTCCGTATCGCCCTGGAGACCTGGGCGTTCCGCCTGGAGTTCGACGGCACCCGGGCAACCGGTGTGCGCGTGCGGACGGCAAACGGCGAGGAGCGGGTCGTGCGGGCCCGGCGCGAAGTCGTGGTGTGCGCGGGTGCGGTGGACACGCCCCGGCTGCTGATGCACTCCGGGATCGGTCACCGTGGGGAGCTGGAGAAGCTCGGTATTCCGGTGACGCACGACCTGCCCGGGGTCGGTGAGAACCTGCTCGACCACCCCGAGTCGGTCATCGTCTGGGAGACGCACGGGCCGATCCCCGAGAACTCCGCGATGGACAGCGACGCCGGGCTCTTCGTACGGCGGGATCCGGACAGTCCGGGCCCCGACCTGATGTTCCACTTCTACCAGATCCCGTTCACGGACAACCCCGAGCGGCTCGGCTACGAGCGCCCGCCGCACGGGGTGTCGATGACGCCGAACATCCCCAAGCCGCGCAGTCGCGGCCGGCTGTACCTGACGAGCCCCGACCCCGAGGTCAAACCCGCCCTGGACTTCCGCTACTTCACCGATGCGGAGGACTACGACGGACGCACGCTCGTCGACGGGATCAGGATGGCCCGGGAGATCGCCGCCCAGGAGCCCCTGGCCGGCTGGCTGAAGCGGGAGGTCTGCCCGGGGCCCGAGGTCACCTCCGACGAGGATCTGAGCGAGTACGCGCGCAAGGTCGCGCACACCGTCTACCACCCGGCCGGAACCTGCCGGATGGGGGCACCCGACGACGCGCTCGCCGTGGTCGCACCCGATCTGCGGATCCGCGGCCTCGACGGCATCCGGATAGCCGACGCGTCGGTCTTCCCGACCATGACGACCGTCAACCCGATGATCGGGGTCCTGATGGTCGGCGAGAAATGCGCGGATCTGCTCGGCGCCACCTATGGGGGTCATGCCCGATGA
- the manD gene encoding D-mannonate dehydratase ManD, which yields MKIVDAKVVVTGPGRNFVTLKLTTDEGLTGLGDATLNGRELAVVGYLRDHVAPLLTGLDPHRIEDTWQYLYRGAYWRRGPVTMAAIAAVDVALWDIKAKAAGLPLYQLLGGASRDRVGTYGHANGRDIPELLDSVRARLAEGYPAVRIQTGIPGLKAVYGVYHQDDDGTTVAHQQARPLVEDWDTDAYLRHTPAVFEAVRAEFGAELPLLHDAHHRLTPIQAARLGKDLEPYRPFWLEDCTPAENQEALRLVRRHTTTPLAVGEVFNTVYDYQSLITEQLIDYARSAVTHFGGVTPLRKLFDFAAQYQVKSAVHGPEDISPVGMAAAVHLDLAVHNFGIQEYAGHNPLTEAVFRHAYTFTNGYLHPGEAPGIGVELDEEAAAAHPYERAYLPVNRLRDGSVHDW from the coding sequence ATGAAGATCGTCGACGCGAAAGTCGTCGTCACCGGACCGGGACGCAACTTCGTCACCCTGAAGCTGACGACCGACGAAGGCCTCACCGGCCTCGGTGACGCCACGCTCAACGGGCGGGAGCTGGCCGTCGTCGGCTATCTCCGCGACCATGTGGCGCCCCTGCTCACCGGCCTCGACCCGCACCGGATCGAGGACACCTGGCAGTACCTCTACCGCGGCGCCTACTGGCGGCGCGGGCCGGTGACCATGGCCGCGATCGCCGCCGTGGACGTGGCCCTGTGGGACATCAAGGCGAAGGCCGCCGGCCTGCCGCTCTACCAGTTGCTGGGCGGCGCGAGCAGGGACCGTGTCGGCACCTACGGACATGCCAACGGCCGGGACATCCCCGAACTCCTCGACTCCGTACGGGCCAGACTCGCCGAGGGCTATCCCGCCGTCCGCATCCAGACGGGCATCCCGGGGCTGAAGGCCGTGTACGGGGTGTACCACCAGGACGACGACGGCACGACGGTCGCCCATCAGCAGGCCCGTCCCCTGGTCGAGGACTGGGACACGGACGCCTACCTGCGCCACACGCCGGCCGTCTTCGAGGCGGTCCGCGCGGAGTTCGGGGCCGAGCTTCCGCTGCTCCACGACGCCCATCACCGCCTCACCCCGATCCAGGCGGCACGGCTCGGCAAGGACCTGGAGCCGTACCGGCCGTTCTGGCTGGAGGACTGCACGCCCGCCGAGAACCAGGAGGCGCTGCGTCTGGTCCGCCGCCACACCACCACACCCCTCGCCGTGGGCGAGGTGTTCAACACCGTGTACGACTACCAGTCACTGATCACCGAGCAGCTGATCGACTACGCCCGGTCCGCGGTCACCCACTTCGGCGGCGTCACACCGCTGCGCAAGCTCTTCGACTTCGCCGCCCAGTACCAGGTGAAGAGCGCCGTCCACGGACCGGAGGACATCTCGCCGGTCGGGATGGCCGCGGCCGTCCACCTCGACCTCGCCGTCCACAACTTCGGCATCCAGGAGTACGCGGGCCACAACCCGCTGACCGAGGCGGTGTTCCGGCACGCGTACACCTTCACGAACGGGTACCTGCACCCGGGCGAGGCGCCGGGGATCGGCGTGGAGCTGGACGAGGAGGCGGCGGCCGCGCATCCGTACGAGCGGGCCTACCTTCCGGTCAACCGGCTCCGGGACGGCAGCGTCCACGACTGGTGA
- a CDS encoding quaternary amine ABC transporter ATP-binding protein → MNTPPHVFSVRNLWKVFGPKADRIPGDAELGALDAAELRTRTGCTAAVRDVSFDVRKGEVFVVMGLSGSGKSTLVRCLTRLIEPTSGEVTMDGEDVLAMNAGRLRELRRHRASMVFQHFGLLPHRSVLDNVAYGLEIQGMGRADRRERAAGFIAKVGLDGLENRRPGQLSGGQQQRVGLARALAVDPEVLLFDEPFSALDPLIRRDMQEEVVRLHREEGRTMVFITHDLNEALKLGDRIALMRDGRIVQLGTPEEIVGSPADDYVRDFVRDVPREQVVTVRAAMRPADSAESVSGPALAPDATVSEAIEAVVRTGETARVVEDGRCLGVVDHACLLGVVAGVPAVKEAA, encoded by the coding sequence ATGAACACACCACCGCACGTCTTCTCCGTACGCAACCTCTGGAAGGTGTTCGGGCCGAAGGCCGACCGCATACCCGGTGACGCCGAACTCGGCGCGCTCGACGCCGCGGAGCTGCGCACACGCACGGGCTGCACCGCCGCCGTGCGTGACGTCTCCTTCGACGTCCGCAAGGGCGAGGTGTTCGTCGTGATGGGACTGTCCGGTTCGGGCAAGTCCACCCTGGTGCGCTGCCTCACCCGGCTCATCGAGCCGACCTCCGGTGAGGTCACGATGGACGGCGAGGACGTGCTGGCGATGAACGCCGGCCGGCTGCGTGAACTGCGCCGCCACCGGGCCTCCATGGTCTTCCAGCACTTCGGACTGCTTCCGCACCGCTCGGTCCTCGACAACGTGGCCTACGGCCTGGAGATCCAGGGCATGGGCCGGGCCGATCGCCGTGAGCGGGCAGCCGGGTTCATCGCCAAGGTCGGCCTCGACGGGCTGGAGAACCGTCGCCCCGGGCAGCTCTCCGGCGGTCAGCAGCAGCGGGTCGGGCTGGCGCGGGCGCTCGCCGTCGACCCCGAAGTGCTGCTGTTCGACGAGCCGTTCAGCGCGCTCGACCCGCTGATCCGCCGCGACATGCAGGAGGAGGTCGTACGGCTGCACCGCGAGGAGGGCCGCACGATGGTCTTCATCACCCACGACCTGAACGAGGCCCTGAAGCTCGGCGACCGCATCGCGCTGATGCGTGACGGCCGGATCGTGCAGCTCGGCACACCGGAGGAGATCGTGGGCTCGCCCGCCGACGACTACGTCCGCGACTTCGTCCGGGACGTGCCGCGCGAGCAGGTCGTGACCGTCCGGGCCGCCATGCGCCCGGCCGACAGCGCGGAGAGCGTCTCCGGTCCCGCGCTGGCCCCGGACGCCACCGTTTCCGAGGCGATCGAGGCGGTCGTCCGGACCGGGGAGACGGCACGTGTGGTCGAGGACGGGCGCTGCCTGGGCGTGGTCGACCACGCGTGTCTGCTCGGCGTCGTGGCCGGGGTCCCGGCCGTGAAGGAGGCCGCGTGA
- a CDS encoding aldehyde dehydrogenase family protein, with protein MANEGAARDVSAQHTIQVAGEWRAAASGATREILDPVDATVLTVVSEGDSVDADAAVAAARAAFDTGPWPRTPVAERAALLRRVADLLERDRERLGALECRDAGKTLEEGRVDVDCVRDAFRYFADLVVNESGGRVVDAGSEEIHSVVVHEPVGVCGLITPWNYPLLQASWKIAPALAAGNTFVVKPSEITPLTTVALLALLAEAGLPAGVANIVTGAGATVGARLAEHPDVDLVSFTGGLASGTKVMRAAADSVKKVALELGGKNPNVVFADACATEDGFDTAVDQALNAAFIHSGQVCSAGSRLIVEESVRERFVAELARRAERIRIGRGTDDGVECGPLVSAAQLARTEEFVASALKDGAVLRAGGERPQGPGYFYRPTVLDHCDRTMRVVREEVFGPVLTVETFRTEDEAVALANDTEYGLAGGVWTADAGRGRRVAARLRHGTVWINDFHPYLPQAEWGGFGKSGIGRELGPTGLAEYREAKHIYQNLAPRPVRWFAG; from the coding sequence ATGGCCAACGAAGGGGCAGCACGCGACGTGTCGGCACAACACACCATCCAGGTAGCGGGAGAGTGGCGAGCGGCCGCCTCCGGCGCCACGCGCGAGATCCTCGACCCCGTCGACGCGACCGTCCTCACCGTCGTGTCGGAGGGCGACTCCGTGGACGCGGACGCCGCGGTCGCCGCCGCCAGGGCCGCCTTCGACACGGGGCCCTGGCCACGCACGCCCGTCGCCGAGCGCGCCGCACTGCTCCGGCGGGTGGCGGACCTGCTGGAGCGCGACCGGGAGCGGCTCGGCGCCCTGGAGTGCCGCGACGCGGGAAAGACCCTAGAAGAGGGCCGAGTTGACGTGGACTGTGTGCGCGACGCCTTCCGCTACTTCGCCGATCTCGTCGTGAACGAGAGCGGCGGGCGGGTCGTCGACGCCGGGTCCGAGGAGATCCACAGCGTCGTGGTGCACGAGCCCGTGGGTGTCTGCGGCCTCATCACCCCGTGGAACTATCCGCTGCTCCAGGCGAGTTGGAAGATCGCTCCGGCGCTCGCCGCCGGCAACACCTTCGTGGTGAAGCCCAGCGAGATCACCCCGCTCACCACCGTCGCCCTTCTCGCGCTGCTCGCCGAGGCGGGGCTGCCGGCCGGTGTGGCGAACATCGTGACCGGTGCGGGCGCCACCGTCGGCGCCCGGCTGGCGGAACACCCGGATGTCGACCTGGTGTCCTTCACCGGTGGGCTGGCCAGCGGCACGAAGGTGATGCGCGCCGCCGCGGACTCCGTCAAGAAGGTCGCGCTCGAACTCGGCGGCAAGAACCCCAACGTGGTGTTCGCCGACGCGTGCGCCACCGAGGACGGGTTCGACACCGCGGTCGACCAGGCGCTGAACGCCGCGTTCATCCACAGCGGCCAGGTCTGCTCCGCCGGATCCCGGCTGATCGTCGAGGAGTCGGTGCGCGAGCGGTTCGTGGCCGAACTCGCCCGCCGCGCCGAGCGGATCCGCATCGGCCGCGGCACGGACGACGGTGTGGAGTGCGGTCCGCTCGTCTCCGCCGCACAGCTCGCCAGGACCGAGGAGTTCGTCGCCTCCGCGCTCAAGGACGGAGCGGTGCTGCGGGCGGGCGGTGAACGTCCCCAGGGGCCCGGCTACTTCTACCGGCCGACGGTGCTGGACCACTGCGACCGCACCATGCGCGTCGTACGCGAGGAGGTGTTCGGACCGGTGCTGACGGTCGAGACCTTCCGTACGGAGGACGAGGCCGTCGCTCTCGCCAACGACACCGAGTACGGCCTGGCCGGCGGCGTGTGGACGGCGGACGCGGGCCGCGGCCGCCGGGTCGCGGCGCGGCTGAGGCACGGCACGGTCTGGATCAACGACTTCCACCCCTACCTGCCGCAGGCGGAATGGGGCGGCTTCGGCAAGTCCGGCATCGGCCGGGAACTCGGCCCGACGGGCCTGGCCGAGTACCGCGAGGCCAAGCACATCTACCAGAACCTCGCCCCGCGCCCGGTGCGCTGGTTCGCGGGCTGA